Part of the Lepidochelys kempii isolate rLepKem1 chromosome 8, rLepKem1.hap2, whole genome shotgun sequence genome is shown below.
TGTCTAATAATATATTTAGTCAAACAGATGTACATGTTTGTAATTAAttccactgaaaatatttttaattaaggtTGTGAAAGCATCTAACCAATGCCAAGGAATTTAAAATTGAACTCTAAACACACTGTTCTCTATTTTCAGGGGTGTTTGCCAGTAATTAGTAAGAACTGTGGTGTTCTGACCACCTGTATCCCAgcatcaaactcatttcacatacacCACAAAAAAGCCATCAGAGGGTGACACTACAAAAGTATACatattgagggcttgtctacacggaaATTTAGTGGGAAACCTGGGAGTTAATGTACAATTCTGGCTGCTAGCAGGGTCCACCCAGTGCCTATGGGCAGGTTTACACTTAAATGGTATAACGCTTCGGTGACAATgctacctacactgatgggagggcTGCTCCTGTCAGCGTAGGTATTCCATCTCCGTGAGAGGCAGCAGCTATGTTGACTGGAGAAGACTTCCTGTCGACACAGCACTGTCCACACAGAACGTTAGGTTGGTATAATGACATTGCTCGgggctgtgaatttttcacacccccaagcAATGTAGTTGTAtcgtagacctggccttagtgtgcagcaggctagtgtgctgtagattcacgCTCTGGCTTGCTACACACTAAGCCTAAGCCACAGGGTGAATGCCCATTGACAGTACTCTTCTCCATTTTCTGGACTCACCTTTGTTAGCTGTTCAGCAAAATGTATAGCTGTTTGAGTATGAAGCGTAATTGGTCCACTTTTCACTCTAGATACCCCATTGGCTAATGCCATGAAAATGATCagcttaagaagaaaaaaaatataattagttTTTAAACCATTACTACAGCTCCATAACACTGCTCCATGAAAGAGTCAGAGCAGCACACAAGTGAACTGAAAACAAGTAGGTTTGCTTCTTCAATGTATATTATAGAGTGGCAACAGCCATTCCAGAGTTAAGTTTATAATGGTAACGCAGTTGCAATCTTGATTCTGGCCCCCTTGCTAAAATCCACACCAAAAAAATTACATCTGACTTCAGATTGATAGGTTACACCTGGGGCTGAGCAGAACATTGGAAATGGACGTTTCTGAATGAGGACACACTCAAAGAGGTATTCACCACATATGTAGTAGTTTGACTTGAATTAGAAACACTACTCTGGCACCCGGGCCTGGTGCTAAATGTAGTGTAGTAGGAGAAAGCTGAAGGGTTCTTCATTCCCCAGGTCTCCTGCATGGAGCCAGGTAAGCAAGATGGAGAAGAATGTCCCCTCAGTATGTTCTCCCCTGCTTTCACCTAGTCACCTCCTAAGACACTTTGGAATGCAGCCCTACTCTTGCAGACCTTAGGTCTGTTGTGTAGAAAGGATCTAGAGAGAGTGgatgtggggaggtggggggagggaattccCAGCCTCTTCCTCTGGATTTATTGAGGTCTGCAGGAAGAGGAAACATCAAATGAGTCAGAGGAAGCTAGTTGACACCCGTCCTTGAGCCTCAGAAGCCTTTCCAGTTGTCATATGTGTTTCCCCATAAGCCTTAAGTGGCTTGTTTAAACTTCCTAACAAGTCCATTTTGGCTTATCAGGGGTGGGTTGCTATTTCTACTCATGCTGTGAGGTCCCCTCCATGGAGCCTTCTAACACTTACGGGGTGAGAACCAGAAAAGGCTGTTTACTAGCCCCTCCCCTATGACTTCAGGGTGACTGGATTTGGGAGACCTCTGAACACCTCCTATAGTTATGGGTGTAGTGGCTATTTGAATGTAACTCTGTGGCTTGTTGTAGAAATGCAATCTTAACTCTGAAATTCAAGGcgcttttttttctctcttgatgTACATTCAATACACAGTCAAACAGCTTGCTGTGTACTTGCTGCCTTAGCTCCATCTTGAAGTCAGTATATGGGATTCTTACCTGGTCTTGCAGATAGTCATCCACTGCTCCCCCATGCCTAAGGTTTCCAAGCAGCATCTCTGCAGCTTCAATTCCAACCCTGTCAGAATTCTTACCTGAGGAGAGAGTTCAGGAGGATTAAGAAGCTCCAGaacatttataatatttattcACTGTAGCATGTGAAAAAAACAGGAAATAGAAGGCAGTTAATTGCACCTTTATTGCCATACACTTGTCTCAAATGTGCACTTGTCACGCTCTGAGGACTGTGATCTATCATCCCACTAGTGCATCTGGATAAGTATGGTACATACTTCCTCAGCATTGGGAAGAGTCTAGGCCCCCTTACACTTTGAGAAGCAGCTTTAGCCAAATAAGATACCAATTAAAATCAAATTCACTCCACCTTTAATATATATACTCTGCTATATATACTACTGGACAAATCCTACATCAGATGAATTGGGGTGGAGTGTGTATGTTTTAATAATCCAGAAGTCTTCCCAAATCAGTGATCTCTAACAATCCATTAAAATAAGTGGGTAAGTTCACAACTTCTTTGATTGATTCACCATGCTGCAGAAAAAACATGGATGTAaagactgtattttttttaaacgaaaGTTTTAAGATTCTATAAAGCAAAACTAAAATCCATGAATGTCTGTTGCCCCAGGTTACTAACAATATGGGTTTAATATCCAGTAGGAAACTAAATACACAAAACATGGATATACTTTACGCAACTCTCACCTCTTTTACCAAGTgatgatccagcaaacagacaacCTGTTGAAGTCTCTGCAACAATACTAAACAGAAGAATTAAGCAAATTACCAGATAGCAATTAGGCATTTATCTGCAACCACAGCACACTGAGTTATGATATCAAGATAAGAATGGTTGGTATGATCAGTACTTGAGTCCCAGATCaattcctattaaagtcaatggaaaattacACTTTGGCTTACAGGGCTGATCTCACTAACTGGATGGAAAATGTCCAAGAAAAAACACACTGGTGGGGTAAGAGGTTCATTGCTAACTCAGCAGATGGTACTCCTCTGAGTGAGCACCAACTGACAGCCCTGATGTAATGCTAGAGGATACCAGGCTGAAAGAGGTGTCATGTCAGAAAAGCACAGTCATGTGCATAGAAAATACACAAATTCAGCATTGAAggttatataattttaaaaagctagAGAATCCAGATGTAATATCCTCATAGTAAAAAATTACCCACACTGCACATACTTTATATATTTAGGTATAGCTAATGACCTAACCAGTAACTGTATTATGAATGTGTTGTCTTTAAATATGTACATTACATGTGgctttaatatagttttttgtacttcaattcctttaaaaaaagagatctGCAAAGGAAATAACATTTGTTCCTTGTTTTGCTTCTCTGTGATATGAAACAGGCCTGCATTTATTCCAAACACACAAAATTTCTCCTGCTTTTAAATGAGAAATACCAGGTCCTGAGTACTCTGTTTTCGCTAGAGAACTACTGAGATTATAATATTACAAAACTAAaaatccctccctctctctcaagTATTCAGGCTTCAGTCAGATgcttaaaaacaaagttttagtttgtttttgttaacatgTATTTAATTCAAACTACTGACAAATTCGTAGCAGAAGATTTAAACACACCAACCTCTCCTGGCAAAGATGAAATAAAAGTGTAAATTTCTTGGCTTATTACAAAGTGCCCTAATTACTATTCATAATAAAAAGGAAAGGGATATTGCTTTCTTTTGTTTACTACCTCTCTCAGTCACAGAAGGATCATTACCATAGTCTCAACTAATAACACAGTAAGATAAGTAAATAGGAGGTTTGTATCTTGTCTCACATTATTCCACTTCCAGTTCCAAAGGCTTGATTATCAGGTTCTCGAACAGGCTGAATATTAACGTAAAGATCCCTGATTTCTTTTCTGATGCATCTCACTGCTGCTGATGCCATGTCTTTTGCTAGCTAGAgtggtaaaacaaaaaggaaccaGGTACAGTAGTTAAAATAAATGATCTAACATTTTCCCTATATACTTAACCATATGAATGCATTTTTGAATAATATTCTTCCAAGCTATAAGCAGACTagcttttaaaatgaatgtaCCTTATGTATTATTTTAAACTACTGCAAACTGTAAGCTGACATCTCACTTATCCTCCTTCCCCTCAGTATGCAGTTTTCCTACAAAGTTTAGGTAAAATTCAGTCCTGGGCCAATGACAGAGTTTAAAGCTGCACATAAAAACTTCTGTACCAATAGAAATTCAGGATATCCCCCCATTCTACAAGATAAGGATTTTATATCTAGTCCTGATAAAGCTTGAGATATCTgatcttaaaaatcagaacattttatgTAGCGGAGAGCTATTTTAGGTCACAGttacaagctctttgggacagagactttAAATACCTCAGTGTTTGGAAAGCTCATAGCACATTTTCATAGGttcttagattttaaggccagaaaggccaTTAGGTTCatttagcctgacctcctgtataatacagggcAGACAATTTCAACCAGAGATTTCTGCATCAAAGCCATCACTTCTGGTTGAGCTAAAgcctatcttttagaaagatatccaatctTGAATCTCTGTTAAGGGCTTCCGAATGGTTACAACAAGGATAATGTTCTCTCCTACCATTCAGGGTGCTACCATAATCTATATAATAATACTATATTTTAGAATTCTcaaaatttgtatttattataaTGTTCCTTTCCTTGGAAGGTCTGTACAGTTGGATTCATTGTACTATGGTTGCCCGGGTTTACAGGTAGAGAACTATAGAAAAAAAAGTACCAATAAATTTATAGAACTACTTTATAAAGATTGCATAATAGACAAATAATTGTATaatatttatttacataaaaTTACATCCCCTTACTTGAATATTATAGGTACTCACTTTAATGGGCAAGGCTCCAGCAACAAATGCTCTTCCATGTATCTTTGTCACAGTGCCACGTTCAGTTAAGTTTATTGGGCTTAACTGTTTGACTGGTGTCATTCGGACTATCACTTCACCACCGCCTTGTGGGTAGTAGCCCCTATTAAAAATGGCAATCAGATATGgttaaatgtaaagaaaagggaTGCATGACATTACAAATTAAATTATTCCTATAAACAAGAAAATTAAACATGGATTTAGCTTATTTGTTTGCTAGTACATGTCTTATCCTTAACATGCTATTTTAGACAGATCAAGTGGCTTAGAAATTTGTGATATGTGCCATAGAATgagtacaaaaaataaaaacatagcaTTACCCTCAACGTGCATAGAATGAACCTAATTAATTGCACAAATCTTATTAACAGGTAGATTttaatcactgattttaatcattatttaaatcagcaagcaggaaaccttgatttaaataatcaattttaattgtgttttgccTGTGTACttgttattttcctaaagaaaggatGATTCTTATTAGTTGGTAatcattaaaacatattttcaacTAAACATGTCCTTTATAttaaatttggtgcttctttttgctaaccaggacaCATTTTATCTATTTAAGCATTATACAGCTTAATTTATAACAATTAAGAACCTgaataaatgtattttcattattttagaaaatgatgaatgatgCAATTCTTATTCACCAGATGAAGATTAATTATTTTTACTTGTGATTATtttgtgtcaagctctatttgggtggaaattcaattaaaaatgcacaaaacacctttattttttattcaatAAAACTATCTTAAACATGGTGGATACATAAacttttgataaactttttttctaATCAAAACGGGCTTTGCATTTAAAAGTAACtgattttattaaacaaatgaaGCATTATATGTTTGTTGTTTGTCACCATCTCCtgcaagattttagaactagtagatctcatcctcttaGAGCTAGttttttattcatagactggaagaagaaaataatctttcctgctttttcagctcccaATTGGTTTCTTAATTTTGACTAAAATAGTTTATTCAGCTAGTTTAGTTCAATGACTGAggtaaagaaaatattctctctgcacctgcagaagaggcgcCACAGTTGTCAAAAGCTAATTTAGTACTTTAACGGACTACgattccaggtgcttagccagtgccttccactagttcagtggtttgcctttctttaaaacttggcagcgaGCAAATACTActtattattttttttgtatttaatgtaaataaaattaagattataataaatttaggACTTATAAAttgtcatttttttaattttaaatagttttaaaaaataaacctgcaaaaaaaaatctaatttaaattaaaaatccattttttaattttttaatcatcaatttttatccaccctgctgaTTAGCGTAGTCCATGTCTTATTCCTCTTTTCTCACACCCTACTGTTTGTTGTTCTCATCTGTTGAGCCATGTCTAAAAACAGGCAGTAAGCTCCTTGTTGTAAAGACTAAGTGGCTAGCATGGTAAGCACTATtataagaaattaaaataatactttgcacttaaatAGCATTGTCATTTAATGTTCTCGaagcaatttacaaacattaattaagccacTCAACAACCATGAGTAGATATATCTTAACCTCTTTTCATAGGTTGGTAAACTACAGGCCTTTAGCAGGTCTGATAcaactttcactgaagtcaaaagaaaaaCTCCTTTTGTCTTCAGTGGACAAAATGGGGCTGGAAAGCACTCTAACATAAAGGACGCACATTCCACTTAGAGACCGGCCCCCAGCACAAAGTATTTCAAAAGCCATGACGGTATAACTTACCTCCTTTTTATGTCACAGTCAAAGGTCAAATTGAACTTTTCAATTATTGGTTTAAAGACCTGAGGAGTAAGCATACTTTAAAAATGCAGAACTATTTTGTGTTTAACACATCCTACCCTACCATTCATTTCCCcgagagaaaaatatatatgtacactGGTCTACTGTGAAGATCTCAAAATACATTATAAAAAATATTCAGTGTCATGGAGAATCAATTAGATCAGGATCTCCACATTTTATTCTGCAGACCATTTTGTAAGAGAGATTCTCCTATGGACCTGCTCCCCTCCTTCCCTATTAATACTTAGCATTTCTAGAGCAAAGAGACTTTTAATTCAAATTATCTTTAgcaactaaaaataaaaagaaaagaaatagacaAGTAGAGGCAGACTTCTTTGCATTTCAAGGAATGATGTGAGGCATTTGATGCCCTTTAAACATACAGTATGGAAATATTGTACTATTAATATATCAAACATTATTTTTCACTTGGCTATTTTAGCATTTAAATAGAAAGGAGgttattctattttatttcatatttgaaacagcaaaaaaagaaaaaaatggctttgatTACTCTACAATTACCACTGATGATAATAAAGCAGCAATAGGAACATACAGAAGTACACAAGTTACTTTTGCACCTGAAAGATTTAGCAACTCAAAAAAGCTGATCCCTACCAACACTGTGTAGTCTATCTGTGGAGCCATCTCAGCATTTGTCCCACCTTTTAAACGAAGTTCTGAAGGGGAAGCAGCAAACAGCACACATGGCATTGCTACCTGCATCAGGAGGCACACACTCCTAAAATGGAATGGGAAAACACTCAAAGGTAATGCAGGCATAATCCACTTAAACCAGTAAATATCAGTCAGCAAGTGAAGTTTCAAGAGCATTTTACATATGATGTAAGCTGGACTATTTCAGTCTGAAGATAATAATTTgtgaacataagaaaggccatactaggtcagaccaaagtatacggtcctctgacagtggccactggcaggtgccccaaagggaatgaacagacaggttatcatcaagtgatccatgccccgtcacccaatcccagcttctggcaaacagaggctagggacaccattgctgtccatcctggctaatagattcatggaggataggtccatcaatggctatctagcttccttttgaaccccgttatagtatttgccttcacaacaccctctggcaaggagttccacaggttgacagtgcattgcggggaaaaaatactttcttgagcttgttttaaacctgctatctattaatttcatttggtgaccccttattcttgtattatgagaaggagtaaataacacttccttatttactttctctataccagtcatgattttatagatctctatcatatctccccttagttgcctcttttccaagctgaaaagtcccagtcttattaaactctcctcatatggaaaccgttctatacccctaatcatttttgttgccattttctgaaccttttccaattccaatatatcttttttgagatggggtgaccacatctatatgcagtattcaaggtatgggcgtaccatggatttatatagaggcaatatgatattttctgtcttattatctatccctttcttgaggattcccaacgttctgtttgcttttttgactcccgctgcacattgagtggatgatttcagaaaactatccacaatgactccaagatctctttcttgagtggtaacagctaatttagacccaatcattGTATATGAAAAGTTATgagtatgttttccaatgtggattactttgcatttatcaacattaaatttcatgtgccattttgttgcccagtcacccagttttgtgacatccttttgtagctcttcgcagtctgcctgggacttaactatcttgagtagatttgcatcatctgcaaattttgccacctcactgtttactcctttttccagatcgtttatgaatatgttaaataggattgggcccagtacagatccatgggggacaccactgtttacctctctccagtctgaaaactggaccatttattcctaccctttgtttcctatcttttaaccagttaccaatccatgagagaaccttccctcttatcccatgactgcgtattttgcttaagagcctttggtgagggaccttgtcaaaggctttctgaaaatctaaatacactatatccactggatctcctttgtccacatgcttgctgaccccctcaaagaattctctagtagattggtgaggcatgatttccctttacaaaaaccatgttgactatttcccaacaatttatgttcacatctgtgtgtctgacaaaaAGTGAAATGACATTAGACATTCCTCTAACATATATTACTCTTCCAAAATCCTAATAAGTACCTTTTTGTCATTGAGGTTTCTTTACAAGcctaaaaataaagatttttccctaagatttttgttttatctttgatCAATCAGTTTTGCATACACTCTCATTTGAGGGGGAAATTAATATAGGTTTCTTGTTGATTTCCCTTGTACATCTAGATTACTAATAGCATGGATTAAGGAGTCAGTTATCAATCCTCAGCATGAATTTCTTTGTTTCTTCTCATTTTTGCCATAACCTAAAAACTACTGAAGAATAGTTAAAACTAGCTATTACATCAGTTAACAGTAG
Proteins encoded:
- the RTCA gene encoding RNA 3'-terminal phosphate cyclase isoform X2, whose translation is MIRDLCDGQLDGGDIGSTEITFTPGKIKGGTHIADTKTAGSVCLLMQVAMPCVLFAASPSELRLKGGTNAEMAPQIDYTVLVFKPIIEKFNLTFDCDIKRRGYYPQGGGEVIVRMTPVKQLSPINLTERGTVTKIHGRAFVAGALPIKLAKDMASAAVRCIRKEIRDLYVNIQPVREPDNQAFGTGSGIIIVAETSTGCLFAGSSLGKRGKNSDRVGIEAAEMLLGNLRHGGAVDDYLQDQLIIFMALANGVSRVKSGPITLHTQTAIHFAEQLTKAKFTVTKSEDEDSTKDTYFIECQGMGMINSSL
- the RTCA gene encoding RNA 3'-terminal phosphate cyclase isoform X1 is translated as MDGDRVEIDGGVMEGGGQILRVSTALSCLLGLPLRVRRIRAGRSQPGLRPQHLSGLEMIRDLCDGQLDGGDIGSTEITFTPGKIKGGTHIADTKTAGSVCLLMQVAMPCVLFAASPSELRLKGGTNAEMAPQIDYTVLVFKPIIEKFNLTFDCDIKRRGYYPQGGGEVIVRMTPVKQLSPINLTERGTVTKIHGRAFVAGALPIKLAKDMASAAVRCIRKEIRDLYVNIQPVREPDNQAFGTGSGIIIVAETSTGCLFAGSSLGKRGKNSDRVGIEAAEMLLGNLRHGGAVDDYLQDQLIIFMALANGVSRVKSGPITLHTQTAIHFAEQLTKAKFTVTKSEDEDSTKDTYFIECQGMGMINSSL